Proteins co-encoded in one Syngnathoides biaculeatus isolate LvHL_M chromosome 22, ASM1980259v1, whole genome shotgun sequence genomic window:
- the LOC133495114 gene encoding monocarboxylate transporter 7-like has translation MVLCGRKRPNFLGPNIYAEPPDGGWGWVVAVAFFIVEIFTYGTIKSFGIFLQELMEEFGESNSRVSWIVSICVFVMTFNGPLSSVMTNRFGFQLVVMIGGVLISSGTIATSFTTSINQMYITYGLVAGLGYCLTFLPTVTILSQYFTRRRSLVIAIASTGEALSMFALAPAFSSLRDIIGWRHTMAMIGALQGAIIICGALLRPIIINPKTGQKSENDRSSPKSLEDQSTHGNMAQTTKDDLIVDKPNADNELMKDSVTYSDVQFENVNCKPEERTLLTEEIKPGLPLALNKDWDAPEVQKNDVEKQDNEGNENKSADEKPAQRFTLLDFSILKECSFIFYSLFGLFATLGFFAPQLYIIDLSVSRGVGRDRATYMLSTMAVAEIVGRFFIGWVLTRNRVQKRKLLVLLVCVISMTLDLVGFTLVTEFFGLAVCCAVYGFFMGTLSCTHIPMLAEDDVVGLERMSSAAGVYVFMQSFAGLAGPPLGGVLVDVTRNYGSAFYSCAIGMAVSAVFLGLVRPAKRGLLCKRTSIRLNEDTPDDVAGNIKEDGADKPADGTKASANVREAHEPNAAGSPVA, from the exons atggtGCTGTGTGGACGCAAAAGACcgaatttcttggggcccaacATTTACGCGGAGCCCCCAGATGGGGGCTGGGGATGGGTGGTGGCCGTGGCCTTTTTCATAGTGGAGATCTTCACCTACGGCACGATCAAGAGTTTCGGCATCTTCCTCCAAGAGCTGATGGAGGAGTTCGGGGAGAGCAACAGCCGAGTGTCCTGGATCGTTTCCATCTGTGTCTTTGTCATGACCTTTAACG GTCCTCTTTCCTCCGTGATGACCAACCGCTTTGGGTTCCAGCTCGTTGTCATGATCGGCGGTGTACTGATTTCGTCAGGAACCATCGCCACAAGCTTTACCACCTCCATCAATCAAATGTACATCACCTACGGCCTCGTGGCAG GTCTTGGCTACTGCCTGACTTTTTTACCCACCGTGACAATCCTATCCCAATATTTCACACGACGCCGGTCTCTGGTCATAGCCATAGCCTCGACCGGAGAAGCCCTGTCCATGTTTGCTCTAGCCCCAG CTTTCTCCTCTTTGAGGGATATTATCGGCTGGCGCCACACCATGGCGATGATTGGCGCTTTGCAAGGCGCCATCATTATTTGTGGCGCTCTGCTCCGGCCGATCATCATCAATCCCAAAACCGGTCAGAAGTCAGAGAATGACAGATCCTCTCCAAAGAGCCTGGAAGACCAAAGCACACACGGGAATATGGCGCAAACCACCAAAGACGACTTAATCGTGGACAAGCCAAACGCTGACAATGAGCTCATGAAAGATTCTGTGACCTACTCTGATGTCCAGTTTGAGAACGTCAACTGCAAACCAGAGGAGAGGACTTTGTTAACAGAGGAAATAAAGCCGGGGTTGCCCCTGGCTTTGAACAAAGACTGGGACGCACCTGAAGTCCAGAAGAACGATGTTGAGAAACAAGACAATGAAGGCAACGAAAACAAAAGCGCTGATGAAAAACCTGCGCAAAGGTTCACGCTTCTGGATTTCTCCATACTCAAAGAGTGCAGCTTCATCTTCTACTCGCTCTTTGGACTCTTTGCTACGTTGGGCTTCTTCGCCCCCCAGCTCTACATCATCGACCTGAGCGTGAGCCGAGGCGTCGGGAGGGACCGCGCCACCTACATGCTCTCCACCATGGCGGTCGCTGAAATCGTCGGCCGCTTTTTCATCGGATGGGTCCTGACGCGGAATCGGGTCCAGAAGCGCAAGCTGCTCGTCCTCTTGGTCTGCGTCATTTCCATGACGTTGGATCTCGTGGGATTTACTCTGGTCACGGAGTTTTTCGGCCTGGCGGTTTGCTGCGCGGTGTATGGGTTCTTCATGGGGACGCTCTCATGCACGCATATTCCCATGCTGGCAGAGGATGACGTGGTGGGCTTGGAGAGGATGTCCTCCGCTGCTGGAGTCTATGTGTTCATGCAAAGCTTTGCTGGTCTGGCTGGACCCCCACTTGGAG GTGTGCTAGTGGATGTGACACGGAACTACGGATCAGCGTTCTACTCCTGTGCGATCGGCATGGCGGTGAGTGCGGTCTTCCTGGGCTTAGTGAGACCCGCAAAGAGAGGACTACTTTGCAAGAGGACCTCAATAAGACTAAACGAGGACACGCCTGATGATGTTGCGGGGAACATCAAGGAAGACGGAGCGGACAAACCGGCAGACGGTACTAAGGCTAGCGCAAATGTACGCGAAGCTCATGAACCCAACGCGGCCGGAAGCCCCGTCGCATGA